In Candidatus Promineifilum breve, one genomic interval encodes:
- the aat gene encoding leucyl/phenylalanyl-tRNA--protein transferase translates to MNLTPELLLSAYAQGLFPMAHDDDQIGWYSPDPRAILPLDRLHVSRSLQRRISAGRYSVRMNTAFAEVMLACAAPAPDRLLTWINAEIIEAYLWLHDLGFAHSVEAWLDDALVGGLYGVSLRGLFAGESMFSRGTDASKVALYYLVQRLRERGFTLLDVQFQTPHLKRLGAIEIPGWRYRRLLRQALMVDTRFD, encoded by the coding sequence ATGAACCTGACCCCTGAATTGCTGTTGTCGGCCTATGCTCAGGGCCTGTTTCCCATGGCCCATGACGATGACCAGATCGGCTGGTACTCGCCCGATCCGCGGGCCATCCTGCCGCTCGACCGCCTCCACGTCTCGCGCTCATTGCAACGGCGGATCAGCGCCGGGCGGTATAGCGTGCGCATGAATACGGCCTTTGCCGAGGTGATGCTGGCCTGCGCCGCCCCCGCCCCCGACCGCCTCCTGACGTGGATCAACGCCGAGATCATCGAAGCCTACCTCTGGCTGCACGACCTCGGTTTTGCCCATAGCGTCGAAGCGTGGCTGGATGATGCGTTGGTGGGTGGTTTATACGGGGTCAGCCTGCGCGGGCTTTTCGCCGGGGAGAGTATGTTTAGCCGCGGCACCGATGCCAGCAAAGTAGCCCTCTACTATCTGGTGCAGCGTTTACGGGAGCGAGGATTTACGCTGCTTGACGTGCAATTCCAGACGCCCCATCTGAAACGGCTGGGGGCTATCGAGATTCCCGGTTGGCGCTACCGTCGATTATTGCGCCAGGCCCTGATGGTGGATACGCGCTTCGATTAG